A portion of the Eubacterium maltosivorans genome contains these proteins:
- the pyk gene encoding pyruvate kinase — protein MKKTKMVCTLGPASDSKEILTKMIQGGLNVARLNFSHGSHEEHAGRIQRIKEVRKELNIPVALMLDTKGPEIRTGDLKEGKVTLETGKKIVLTSEQIEGDADRVSVSYEGLPDDLSVGNKILIDDGLIELNVDRIDGTEIYCSIDNGGVLGSKKSVNIPNVEINLPGLTPKDESDLIFGIKQKVDFVAASFVRKPQDVIAIRKVLENNGGGNIQIISKIENREGVEKIDRILAVSDGIMVARGDLGVEIPAEEVPLVQKSIIKKCNLLGKPVITATQMLDSMIRNPRPTRAEVGDVANAVFDGTDAVMLSGETAAGAYPVQAVETMANIVEKTERSEEYINRQKPEHGELTITNAVSEAAVQIAANLDATAIIAATSSGHTPRMLSKYRPECTILAVSDKVSTVRRLTLSWGVYCMYMTELRDTDSMVHDSVQAAVELGVVKIGDLAVVAAGVPLGVQGNTNMIKVHTVGNAIMSGTGIGDKPVTGYAKLINEDNASEFKEGDILVVKSLSPDISWILDKAAAIITEEGGLSSEGAIAGLHYNIPVIVGVEKALEIIGHGKLISVDPKRGMVYQGKVRMV, from the coding sequence ATGAAAAAAACAAAAATGGTGTGTACCCTTGGGCCGGCATCCGATTCAAAAGAGATTTTAACCAAAATGATCCAGGGCGGGCTGAATGTAGCGCGTTTAAACTTTTCACACGGCAGCCATGAAGAGCATGCGGGAAGAATCCAGAGAATTAAAGAAGTGCGTAAAGAGCTGAACATTCCAGTCGCGCTGATGCTGGATACAAAAGGTCCGGAAATCCGTACCGGAGACTTAAAAGAAGGAAAAGTAACCCTTGAAACCGGTAAAAAAATTGTGCTGACCTCGGAACAGATCGAAGGGGATGCAGACCGTGTCAGTGTCAGCTATGAAGGGCTGCCGGATGACTTGTCAGTAGGAAATAAAATTCTGATTGACGATGGACTGATCGAACTGAATGTCGACCGCATTGATGGAACAGAAATCTATTGCAGTATCGACAACGGAGGTGTATTGGGCTCTAAAAAAAGCGTCAATATTCCAAATGTCGAAATTAATCTGCCAGGTTTGACACCCAAGGATGAAAGTGACTTAATCTTTGGGATTAAGCAGAAAGTCGACTTTGTCGCAGCGTCCTTTGTGCGCAAGCCGCAGGATGTTATTGCGATCCGTAAGGTACTCGAAAATAACGGCGGCGGAAATATCCAGATTATTTCCAAAATTGAAAACCGTGAAGGTGTTGAAAAAATCGACCGTATTTTAGCGGTTTCTGATGGTATTATGGTTGCCAGGGGGGACCTTGGTGTAGAAATCCCGGCTGAGGAAGTGCCATTGGTGCAGAAGAGCATCATTAAAAAATGTAATCTTCTGGGTAAACCGGTTATCACAGCCACACAGATGCTGGATTCCATGATCCGTAATCCAAGACCGACAAGAGCCGAAGTTGGTGATGTTGCCAACGCGGTATTTGACGGTACGGATGCAGTAATGCTTTCTGGCGAAACCGCAGCGGGTGCTTATCCGGTACAGGCGGTTGAAACCATGGCAAATATCGTGGAAAAAACAGAGCGCTCTGAAGAATACATTAACCGTCAAAAACCAGAGCACGGCGAACTGACCATCACCAATGCGGTTAGTGAAGCCGCTGTACAGATTGCAGCTAACCTGGATGCGACAGCTATTATTGCGGCGACCTCCTCTGGACATACACCGCGTATGCTGTCTAAATACCGCCCGGAATGTACAATTTTAGCTGTCAGTGATAAAGTATCCACTGTCCGCCGTTTAACCCTTTCCTGGGGTGTTTACTGCATGTATATGACAGAGCTCAGAGATACTGACTCCATGGTGCATGACTCGGTACAGGCGGCTGTAGAGCTGGGCGTTGTCAAAATTGGCGATCTGGCCGTTGTGGCGGCTGGCGTACCCCTTGGCGTACAGGGCAATACGAATATGATCAAAGTCCATACCGTGGGCAATGCGATTATGAGTGGTACCGGTATTGGTGATAAGCCGGTAACAGGCTATGCAAAACTGATCAATGAAGATAACGCTTCTGAATTCAAGGAAGGGGATATCCTGGTTGTCAAATCCTTATCGCCGGATATTTCGTGGATATTGGACAAGGCAGCGGCCATCATTACAGAAGAAGGCGGCCTGAGCTCCGAAGGCGCCATTGCCGGATTACACTATAATATTCCGGTAATCGTCGGCGTTGAAAAGGCCCTCGAAATCATCGGACATGGTAAGCTGATCTCCGTCGATCCGAAGCGCGGGATGGTTTATCAAGGTAAGGTTCGCATGGTTTAA
- the pfkA gene encoding 6-phosphofructokinase: MKIGILTSGGDAPGMNAAIRAVVRTAIYHKIDVYGINRGYAGLLDKDISPLNVYSVADILQKGGTILRTSRSEFFPTEAGQKRAAEVLREYGIEHLIIIGGDGSLSGALALKKLGVSVVGIPGTIDNDFGASDFTIGFDTAVTTAIEAIGKIRDTTFSHNRINVVQVMGRTCGDIALYAGFSVGAEALIIPEIETNLEGICDRLLAGKDRGKLHSIVMLAEGCGSYRDYCKKIEELTQVTTKGTNLGYIQRGGSPSHFDRNLASFMGYKAVEAIVNDNTGNVVVQRKGEYIMVPLEEALETPKVFRKDMYKIAKILSI; the protein is encoded by the coding sequence ATGAAAATTGGTATTTTAACGAGTGGTGGTGACGCACCAGGAATGAACGCGGCGATCCGGGCAGTTGTCCGGACAGCCATTTATCATAAAATTGATGTTTACGGCATCAATCGCGGCTATGCAGGCCTGCTGGATAAAGATATCAGCCCATTAAATGTCTATTCAGTCGCAGATATTCTGCAAAAGGGTGGTACCATTTTAAGAACCTCCAGAAGTGAGTTTTTTCCGACCGAGGCAGGACAGAAGCGCGCAGCCGAGGTTTTGAGGGAGTATGGCATTGAACATCTGATTATCATCGGCGGAGACGGGAGCCTGAGCGGGGCACTGGCATTGAAAAAGCTGGGTGTGAGCGTTGTGGGGATTCCCGGGACCATTGATAATGACTTTGGCGCCAGTGATTTTACCATCGGCTTTGACACCGCTGTGACTACAGCCATTGAAGCCATTGGAAAAATCCGTGATACCACCTTTTCCCACAACCGGATCAACGTGGTGCAGGTCATGGGACGTACCTGCGGAGATATCGCTCTGTATGCAGGCTTCTCGGTTGGTGCAGAGGCATTGATCATCCCTGAAATTGAAACTAACCTTGAGGGAATCTGTGACCGGCTGCTGGCTGGCAAGGATCGTGGGAAGCTTCACAGCATTGTCATGCTGGCTGAAGGCTGCGGCAGCTACCGTGATTACTGCAAAAAAATTGAGGAATTGACACAGGTTACAACTAAAGGCACCAATTTAGGGTATATCCAAAGAGGTGGATCACCGTCTCATTTTGACCGCAATCTTGCAAGCTTTATGGGATATAAAGCGGTAGAAGCGATCGTTAATGACAATACCGGAAATGTTGTGGTACAGCGCAAGGGCGAGTACATCATGGTTCCCCTTGAGGAGGCGCTGGAAACTCCAAAAGTTTTCCGTAAAGACATGTACAAAATTGCAAAGATCCTGTCGATTTAA
- a CDS encoding HlyC/CorC family transporter — MDSSSLIMMFVLALLILMSAYFSATETAFSTFNKIRMKNMAAEGNKKAALVLNISKDYDKMLSTILIGNNIVNITSASLATVLFTRYFGDLGVTISTVVMTILVLIFGEISPKSMAKESPEKFSVFSAPILNFFIYLLTPLTFVFSQWKRLLSKFFKSADGPSFTDEELKTIVDEAQNEGVLDEHESELIRSAIEFDDLSAGDIAIPRVDISAIDLETPLDEIEQLFSTTGYSRLPVYIKSIDNIIGMIHEKDFHSLINHDITSIQGIVADVVYASENMKISTLLRLLQKSKTHMAIVADEFGGTFGLVTLEDILEELVGDIWDEHDQIVEVFKPLDDHTTLVSCHANLIDMFEYFNIQFQNKDLDSNTVNGWVVDLLGHIPKVGDTFTYENLAITITKASLKCVLEIKIVRTEEPEKDA, encoded by the coding sequence ATGGACAGTAGCAGTCTAATAATGATGTTTGTTCTCGCACTGCTTATTTTAATGTCGGCCTATTTTTCGGCCACCGAGACAGCCTTTTCAACCTTTAACAAAATCCGCATGAAAAACATGGCGGCCGAAGGCAATAAGAAAGCAGCTCTGGTACTGAACATCAGCAAAGACTACGACAAAATGCTCTCGACCATTCTCATCGGCAACAATATTGTGAACATTACCTCAGCCTCGCTGGCAACCGTCCTGTTTACCCGGTATTTTGGCGATCTGGGCGTCACCATCTCCACTGTGGTCATGACCATCCTTGTTTTGATTTTCGGGGAAATTTCTCCCAAAAGTATGGCCAAAGAGAGCCCTGAGAAGTTTTCTGTTTTTTCAGCGCCGATTTTAAATTTTTTTATTTATCTTCTGACACCCCTGACCTTTGTCTTTTCACAGTGGAAAAGACTGCTGTCAAAATTTTTCAAATCCGCGGACGGTCCCAGCTTCACTGATGAAGAACTGAAAACCATTGTGGATGAAGCCCAGAACGAAGGGGTATTAGACGAACATGAGAGCGAGCTGATCCGTTCCGCCATTGAATTTGACGACCTCAGTGCCGGGGATATTGCCATTCCCAGAGTCGATATCTCTGCCATCGATCTCGAAACGCCGCTGGATGAAATAGAACAGCTCTTTTCAACCACCGGTTACTCCAGACTTCCGGTATACATCAAAAGCATTGATAATATCATTGGCATGATCCATGAGAAGGATTTTCATTCACTGATCAATCACGATATTACCTCTATTCAGGGAATTGTGGCCGATGTGGTGTACGCCAGTGAAAACATGAAAATCTCTACGCTGCTGCGGCTGCTTCAAAAGTCTAAGACCCATATGGCCATTGTCGCGGACGAATTCGGCGGCACATTTGGGCTGGTCACCCTTGAAGATATACTGGAAGAGCTTGTGGGCGATATATGGGACGAACATGACCAGATCGTGGAAGTTTTCAAGCCCCTGGACGATCATACAACCCTGGTTTCCTGCCATGCTAACCTCATCGATATGTTTGAATACTTCAATATCCAATTTCAAAATAAGGACCTGGACTCCAATACCGTCAACGGCTGGGTGGTTGACCTGCTTGGCCATATACCAAAGGTCGGCGACACCTTCACCTATGAAAATCTTGCCATTACCATCACAAAAGCCAGCCTCAAGTGTGTTCTTGAAATCAAGATCGTCCGGACAGAAGAGCCTGAAAAAGATGCTTGA
- a CDS encoding DNA polymerase III subunit alpha, whose translation MESEFTHLHVHSEFSLLDGFGRIKQLVKEAKDLKMKSLALTDHGVLFGAVDFYKACLEEGIKPLIGCEVYVSPRRLDQKEGNIDTNPYHLVLLAENNDGYKNLMKVVSEGFIDGFYYKPRVDHDYLRKHHEGIICLSACIGGEIPRLIIEGQLQKANEICQMYQDIFGKGNFFLEIQDHRMQKEAQVNEVLIDFSKKYDIPLVATNDVHYVRKEDAEAHDVLLCIQTAASVDDKERMRFPNDEFYLKSSDEMSRLFIDVPEAIENTNKIAERCNVSFDLESAHLPEFELPEGESSAGDYLRKLCETGLKERYQELTPEIKERMDYELDVIHSMGFDNYFLVVWDFIKYAKDHDIMVGPGRGSAAGSLVAYGLDITTLDPLKYNLLFERFLNPERITMPDIDCDFCYERRQEVIDYVIRKYGADHVAQIITFGTMAARGAVRDVGRALNMPYNAVDKVAKEIPMHPGQNITIEKALEENSELRKMKENDPEVSKLLDMAESMEGLARHASTHAAGVVISDKPLMEYVPLYRNGDMITTQFPMGLLEDLGLIKMDFLGLRTLTVIRDALENIKHSQGKEINLDNIDLEDSKVYKMLSKGDTLGVFQLESKGMIAFMRDLQPEHFEDIIAGISLYRPGPMDQIPRYIENKKSPEAITYLHPILEPILNVTYGCMVYQEQVMQIFRDVAGFTMGRSDLVRRAMSKKKIDVMDQEGEVFIHGEVDENGVSIIDGAVHRGVPENVAKQIYAEMKDFAKYAFNKSHAAAYAVIAYQTAWLKCYYPTEFMAALMSSVMDDEKKVSKYIEDCRKNDIKVLPPDVNVSYDKFSVKNNKICFGLGAIKGLGKNAIVSIVNARESGGPFKGFRDFCEKVDLKALNKRMVEGLIKSGAFDYTGSTRAQLLLGAERMVDQVQREKRDRLAGQISLLDFGGNSSLKEDFLPDVAPFTKEQRLALEKEVLGLYVTGHPLEKYENTLKEKTNLNSSMLDSYEDLRDSGIRDGGAVIIGGLIDDIKNQITRNGKLMAFMTLEDLYGRLEVVVFPNTLEKYRPLLTVDHAVIVRGKINYNEEMNVSVICEQVYPLSLKADIPQVKEERTVYAPSEQKEKLVIHFTDFTQKPLLKEIKSVLMKTPGQVPVELHFEKEHKKFGADKNLWVSVCDELINNLEAILGQNKVEVLK comes from the coding sequence ATCGAATCTGAATTTACACATTTACATGTCCACAGTGAGTTTAGCCTTTTAGATGGTTTTGGAAGAATTAAGCAGCTCGTGAAAGAAGCAAAGGATTTGAAAATGAAAAGTCTCGCGCTTACGGACCATGGGGTGCTTTTTGGCGCGGTCGATTTTTACAAAGCCTGCCTGGAGGAAGGCATCAAGCCGCTTATTGGTTGCGAGGTCTATGTTTCGCCCCGCCGTCTTGACCAGAAGGAAGGTAACATTGATACCAATCCCTATCATCTGGTACTGCTTGCCGAAAATAACGATGGTTATAAAAACCTGATGAAAGTCGTATCGGAAGGCTTTATTGATGGATTTTACTATAAACCCAGGGTTGATCATGACTATTTAAGAAAGCATCATGAAGGCATCATCTGCCTGTCAGCCTGTATTGGCGGGGAAATTCCAAGGCTGATCATTGAAGGGCAGTTGCAGAAAGCAAACGAAATCTGCCAGATGTATCAGGATATTTTCGGTAAGGGAAATTTCTTCCTTGAAATACAAGATCACCGCATGCAGAAGGAAGCGCAGGTCAATGAGGTGCTCATCGATTTTTCTAAAAAATATGATATTCCTCTGGTAGCGACCAATGATGTTCATTATGTCCGTAAAGAGGATGCCGAAGCCCATGATGTGCTTTTGTGTATCCAGACAGCTGCTTCTGTGGATGATAAGGAGCGGATGCGGTTTCCAAATGATGAATTTTATCTGAAATCCTCGGATGAAATGTCCCGGTTATTTATTGATGTGCCGGAAGCCATTGAGAATACCAACAAAATTGCAGAGCGCTGCAATGTGAGCTTTGACCTTGAAAGCGCTCATTTGCCAGAGTTTGAGCTCCCAGAGGGGGAAAGCTCTGCGGGCGACTATCTGAGAAAGCTTTGTGAAACAGGCCTTAAGGAGCGGTATCAGGAGCTCACGCCGGAAATAAAGGAACGCATGGATTATGAGCTCGACGTTATCCACTCTATGGGCTTTGACAATTATTTTCTGGTGGTCTGGGATTTTATTAAGTACGCCAAGGATCATGACATCATGGTTGGGCCTGGCCGGGGGTCTGCAGCAGGAAGCCTCGTGGCCTACGGGCTGGACATTACGACCCTGGACCCCCTGAAATACAATCTTCTGTTTGAACGTTTTTTAAATCCTGAACGAATCACGATGCCGGATATCGACTGCGATTTCTGTTATGAACGAAGACAGGAAGTCATTGATTATGTTATCAGAAAATACGGCGCAGATCATGTAGCCCAGATTATTACCTTTGGTACCATGGCCGCCAGAGGTGCGGTGCGCGATGTGGGAAGAGCCTTGAATATGCCCTACAATGCAGTAGATAAGGTGGCCAAGGAAATTCCAATGCACCCCGGACAGAATATTACGATTGAAAAGGCTTTGGAAGAAAACAGCGAGCTGCGAAAGATGAAGGAAAACGATCCAGAGGTTTCCAAGCTTCTGGATATGGCCGAATCCATGGAGGGGCTGGCCCGCCATGCCTCCACCCATGCGGCAGGTGTAGTTATTTCAGATAAGCCGCTGATGGAATATGTGCCGCTCTACAGAAACGGAGACATGATTACCACTCAGTTTCCCATGGGACTCCTGGAGGACCTTGGGCTTATAAAGATGGACTTCCTGGGCCTGAGAACCCTTACGGTTATCCGGGACGCCCTCGAAAATATAAAACACAGCCAGGGGAAAGAGATCAATTTAGACAATATTGATCTCGAGGATTCCAAGGTTTACAAGATGCTGTCCAAGGGTGATACACTGGGGGTATTTCAGCTTGAAAGTAAAGGGATGATCGCGTTTATGCGTGATCTGCAGCCAGAGCATTTCGAAGACATCATTGCCGGTATTTCCCTTTACCGCCCTGGCCCCATGGATCAGATACCAAGATATATTGAAAATAAAAAAAGTCCGGAGGCAATCACCTATCTGCACCCGATTTTGGAACCGATTCTGAACGTTACCTACGGATGTATGGTTTATCAGGAACAGGTTATGCAGATATTCAGAGATGTGGCAGGCTTTACCATGGGCAGAAGTGATCTGGTCCGCCGTGCCATGTCGAAAAAGAAAATTGATGTCATGGACCAGGAAGGTGAGGTTTTCATCCACGGCGAGGTGGATGAAAACGGCGTGTCTATCATCGACGGCGCAGTACACCGGGGCGTGCCGGAAAACGTGGCAAAGCAGATATATGCGGAGATGAAGGATTTTGCCAAGTACGCCTTTAATAAATCACATGCCGCGGCCTATGCGGTTATTGCCTACCAGACAGCCTGGCTGAAATGCTATTACCCCACAGAATTTATGGCGGCCTTAATGTCCTCTGTGATGGATGATGAAAAAAAGGTATCCAAATATATCGAGGACTGTCGTAAAAATGACATCAAGGTGCTGCCGCCGGATGTGAATGTCAGCTATGATAAGTTTTCTGTAAAGAACAACAAGATATGCTTTGGCTTAGGCGCCATTAAGGGACTTGGGAAAAATGCCATCGTGTCGATTGTAAATGCCAGAGAGAGTGGCGGCCCGTTCAAGGGCTTTCGGGATTTCTGTGAGAAAGTCGATTTAAAAGCCTTGAATAAACGCATGGTGGAAGGCCTGATTAAAAGTGGCGCCTTTGACTATACCGGAAGCACCCGCGCTCAGCTTTTGCTTGGCGCAGAGCGGATGGTGGACCAGGTGCAGCGCGAAAAACGCGACCGCCTTGCCGGCCAGATATCCTTGCTGGATTTTGGCGGGAACAGCAGCCTGAAGGAAGACTTTCTGCCTGATGTGGCGCCCTTTACCAAGGAGCAGCGGCTGGCGTTGGAGAAAGAGGTGCTCGGCCTGTATGTTACGGGGCACCCCCTCGAAAAGTATGAGAATACCTTAAAAGAAAAGACAAACCTTAACAGCAGTATGCTTGACAGCTATGAAGACCTGAGAGATTCTGGAATCAGAGACGGCGGGGCAGTGATTATTGGCGGACTCATCGATGACATCAAAAATCAGATTACCCGCAATGGCAAGCTGATGGCTTTTATGACACTGGAAGATTTATACGGCCGCCTGGAGGTGGTTGTATTCCCCAATACATTGGAGAAATACCGTCCTCTCCTGACTGTGGACCATGCGGTGATTGTGAGAGGTAAAATAAATTATAATGAAGAAATGAATGTTTCTGTTATCTGCGAACAGGTCTATCCTCTCAGCCTGAAAGCGGATATTCCGCAGGTGAAAGAGGAAAGAACAGTGTATGCACCGTCTGAACAGAAGGAGAAGCTGGTCATTCATTTTACAGATTTTACACAAAAGCCCTTGCTAAAAGAGATCAAATCCGTTTTAATGAAAACACCGGGTCAAGTGCCAGTGGAGCTGCATTTTGAAAAAGAACATAAAAAATTTGGCGCAGATAAAAACCTTTGGGTGAGCGTCTGTGATGAATTAATAAATAACCTGGAAGCAATTCTAGGGCAGAATAAAGTGGAGGTACTCAAATGA
- a CDS encoding ATP-binding protein — protein sequence MQMTYRGRMIVYNIALFIATFIIVIFCVVQGVTYYYINQAKDKLGVMSQDAVLYIGQELKASSSEAANETRYIDNSLSFSKSIAQLENSRVILFDAAGNAIADSVSIPDNQFLSNEIALSRQKDSPVMTLKSIDNTSVLYYVSPIEIDNNFLGYVGFIYSLDNMDSFLSLCTLLFVIGGILGLTILVVVTLSFSKHFVQPIKDLTRISSEINKGNYNVMVHYSRDDEIGDLTQVFNKMSQNVNNVILQLESERKRLASVLASLDDGLLAIDKKGNIITSNSYIKTYFNISNPKTIYDFQYQSFLRDMFDDLKNGKDHISEEIDCNGRNLLIIGSPIREAGYEENYMIIIRNVTATKQFQNEQKKFISSVSHELRTPLTTIIGYTDMLTRRQVVDPEILNRSLSTINREGHRLLRLVDDLLNVNQFDKIEFDVKKANLDLHALLIDVVDQMQIKSSQNDIEINYKSDENLPEILGDYDRLQQLFINVLHNAIKYSDKGDIIDVVSTREDGSIVVSIRDYGVGISDVEKDRIFNAFYRVDEDRARSEGEGGAGLGLYLVKQIVEKHNGTIRVDSQVGEGTNVIVTLPVIEKALAGGEENEKE from the coding sequence ATGCAAATGACCTACCGGGGGCGAATGATTGTTTACAATATCGCCCTTTTTATCGCTACCTTTATCATTGTTATTTTCTGTGTGGTCCAGGGCGTTACCTACTACTATATCAACCAGGCAAAGGATAAGCTCGGGGTCATGAGTCAGGACGCAGTGCTTTATATTGGCCAGGAGCTCAAGGCCAGCTCCTCCGAAGCGGCCAATGAAACCCGCTACATCGACAACAGCCTGTCCTTCAGCAAAAGCATTGCCCAGCTCGAAAACAGCCGGGTTATTCTTTTCGACGCCGCCGGCAACGCCATTGCGGACTCCGTCTCGATTCCGGACAATCAATTTCTGAGCAATGAGATTGCCCTTTCTCGCCAAAAGGACAGTCCGGTCATGACTCTGAAAAGCATCGACAACACCAGTGTTCTTTATTATGTATCGCCAATCGAGATCGACAATAATTTTCTTGGCTATGTTGGCTTTATCTATTCACTGGATAATATGGACTCCTTCCTCAGCCTGTGCACGCTTTTGTTTGTCATCGGCGGAATTCTGGGCCTGACCATTCTGGTGGTGGTCACCCTGTCCTTCTCCAAGCATTTTGTCCAGCCCATCAAGGATTTGACCCGCATTTCAAGCGAAATCAACAAGGGCAATTACAATGTCATGGTTCATTACAGCCGGGACGATGAGATCGGGGATCTCACCCAGGTTTTTAACAAGATGTCTCAGAATGTCAACAATGTAATCCTACAGCTGGAATCCGAACGAAAACGCCTCGCCAGTGTTCTGGCCTCCCTTGACGACGGGTTGCTGGCCATAGACAAAAAGGGGAATATCATCACGTCCAATTCCTATATCAAAACCTACTTTAATATATCCAACCCCAAAACAATCTATGATTTCCAGTACCAGTCCTTCCTCCGGGATATGTTTGACGATCTTAAAAACGGCAAGGACCATATATCAGAGGAAATCGACTGTAACGGCCGTAATCTCCTTATCATCGGCAGTCCCATCCGGGAAGCCGGCTATGAAGAAAATTACATGATCATCATCCGTAACGTCACTGCCACCAAGCAGTTCCAGAATGAACAGAAAAAATTCATCAGTTCAGTTTCACATGAGCTGCGGACGCCGCTGACGACCATTATCGGCTACACGGATATGCTCACCCGGAGACAGGTGGTGGACCCCGAAATTCTGAACCGTTCGCTGTCGACCATCAATCGTGAGGGGCACCGTCTGCTGCGCCTTGTGGATGATTTACTGAATGTGAACCAGTTTGATAAAATCGAATTTGACGTTAAAAAGGCTAACCTCGACCTGCATGCCCTGCTCATCGATGTCGTCGACCAAATGCAGATTAAATCCAGCCAAAACGACATTGAGATCAACTATAAATCGGACGAGAACCTGCCGGAGATACTCGGCGATTACGACCGGCTCCAACAGCTTTTCATCAATGTTTTACACAACGCGATCAAATACTCTGACAAAGGGGATATCATCGACGTGGTTTCCACGCGCGAAGACGGCAGTATTGTTGTTTCAATCCGCGATTACGGTGTTGGTATCTCCGACGTGGAAAAGGACCGCATCTTCAATGCTTTCTACCGTGTCGATGAAGACCGCGCCCGGAGCGAGGGCGAAGGTGGCGCTGGACTTGGCCTCTACCTGGTAAAACAGATCGTTGAAAAGCACAATGGCACCATCCGCGTCGACAGCCAGGTCGGTGAAGGCACCAACGTTATCGTAACCCTGCCCGTCATTGAAAAAGCACTTGCCGGAGGTGAAGAAAATGAAAAAGAATAA
- a CDS encoding LCP family protein, which produces MGKNKTGGMGTGKKVALIIVAIIFALILGGGLYAYSYIQNTMNKMDKVDISDNAQDLGITENKNGEIVNIALYGIDAAEGETGRSDSIMILTLDNVHNRIKLTSVMRDSYVDIAGHGMDKINHAYAFGGPELAIRTLNENFGLNITDFMSVNFTSMPEIIDMLGGVSIDITDEEIATGQIPGLYQSGTQLLTGDQALAYSRIRYASGNDFKRTERQRTVLNALVVKMIQQPVTSYPGLISDLAPYITTSLSNQEMLDMTTKYGALAKQGIKQNRFPQDDDANGQMIDGVYYLVFDIPTVREKMDAYIFQDQSV; this is translated from the coding sequence ATGGGAAAAAACAAAACCGGCGGCATGGGCACCGGAAAAAAAGTAGCTTTGATTATCGTAGCCATCATTTTCGCTCTTATTTTGGGCGGGGGCTTATACGCCTACTCATACATCCAGAATACGATGAACAAAATGGACAAGGTTGATATTTCAGATAACGCTCAGGATTTGGGCATTACTGAAAACAAAAATGGTGAGATTGTCAATATTGCCCTTTACGGCATCGATGCCGCCGAAGGCGAAACCGGCCGTTCTGACTCGATCATGATCCTGACTTTAGACAATGTCCACAACCGCATCAAGCTGACCTCTGTCATGCGTGACTCTTATGTCGACATTGCAGGACACGGCATGGACAAAATCAACCATGCCTATGCTTTTGGCGGCCCTGAGCTTGCAATCCGCACGCTCAACGAAAATTTCGGGCTGAATATTACAGACTTTATGTCTGTCAATTTTACCTCAATGCCCGAAATCATCGATATGCTTGGCGGCGTTAGCATTGACATCACAGATGAAGAAATCGCGACCGGACAGATTCCCGGGCTGTACCAGTCTGGCACCCAGCTCTTAACGGGCGACCAGGCCCTGGCTTATTCCAGAATCCGCTATGCCAGCGGCAATGATTTTAAGCGAACTGAACGCCAACGGACCGTCTTAAACGCCCTTGTCGTAAAAATGATCCAGCAGCCTGTAACCAGCTACCCGGGTTTGATCAGTGATCTTGCACCTTATATTACCACCAGCCTTTCTAATCAGGAAATGCTTGATATGACTACCAAATATGGCGCGCTGGCGAAGCAGGGCATTAAGCAGAACCGCTTCCCACAGGATGATGACGCCAATGGTCAGATGATCGACGGTGTGTATTATCTGGTATTTGATATCCCAACTGTTCGTGAAAAAATGGACGCCTATATCTTTCAGGATCAAAGCGTTTAA